From Juglans regia cultivar Chandler chromosome 8, Walnut 2.0, whole genome shotgun sequence, the proteins below share one genomic window:
- the LOC108999719 gene encoding NAC domain-containing protein 37-like, translating to MMETTMESSVPPGFRFHPTDEELVGYYLRKKIASQKIDLDVIRDIDLYRIEPWDLQERCRIGYEEQNEWYFFSHKDKKYPTGTRTNRATMAGFWKATGRDKAVYDKAKLIGMRKTLVFYKGRAPNGQKSDWIMHEYRLESDENGPPQEEGWVVCRAFKKRTITQTKGAIEGWDTSYFYDEPSGISSVVDSTDFISRPPQSFLAQSFLCKQEIEADNLCFMQSHDKFVQLPQLQSPSLPLIKRPSSISLLSENNEEEDQQVSRGCNNTKKVTDWRALDKFVASQLSQEERFEGDAESSFGADHDSDMSLLLLQSSRDEEGKLNGFLDSSSDVCDIGICIFEK from the exons ATGATGGAGACGACGATGGAGTCTTCTGTCCCACCTGGTTTCCGGTTCCATCCAACAGATGAAGAGCTTGTTGGGTATTACCTGAGGAAGAAGATTGCATCGCAAAAGATCGATCTTGACGTTATCAGAGATATCGATCTGTACAGGATCGAACCCTGGGATCTTCAAG AGAGATGTCGGATCGGTTATGAAGAGCAAAATGAGTGGTACTTCTTCAGCCACAAGGATAAGAAGTATCCGACGGGAACGAGGACTAACAGAGCAACCATGGCTGGGTTTTGGAAAGCGACAGGCAGAGACAAAGCTGTGTATGACAAGGCAAAACTGATTGGAATGAGAAAAACCCTCGTCTTCTACAAGGGGCGAGCACCAAATGGCCAGAAATCTGACTGGATCATGCATGAATATAGGCTTGAATCTGACGAAAATGGACCCCCACAG GAAGAAGGATGGGTGGTATGCAGAGCGTTCAAGAAGCGAACCATTACCCAAACTAAGGGCGCCATTGAAGGGTGGGACACAAGCTATTTCTATGACGAACCGAGTGGGATTAGCTCAGTCGTGGATTCAACTGATTTTATCTCAAGGCCACCCCAAAGTTTTCTAGCTCAGAGTTTCCTGTGTAAGCAAGAGATAGAGGCGGATAACCTATGTTTCATGCAGTCTCATGATAAGTTTGTTCAACTTCCTCAGTTACAGAGCCCATCTCTACCACTAATAAAGAGGCCAAGCTCAATATCTCTCTTGTCAGaaaacaatgaagaagaagatcagcAAGTTAGTAGAGGGTGCAACAACACCAAGAAAGTGACTGACTGGAGGGCCCTTGACAAGTTTGTTGCTTCTCAATTGAGTCAAGAAGAAAGGTTTGAGGGTGATGCAGAATCGAGCTTTGGCGCAGATCATGACTCTGACATGTCATTACTGTTGTTGCAGAGTAGTAGGGACGAAGAAGGGAAGTTGAATGGGTTCTTGGATTCAAGCTCAGACGTTTGTGACATTGGGATAtgcatatttgaaaaatga